A region of Fibrobacter succinogenes subsp. succinogenes S85 DNA encodes the following proteins:
- a CDS encoding phosphatase PAP2 family protein: protein MLKKIFDFDNRVSVYWTNRHFSRKVNGWLRFYVRLGDGYIWALFIAFLIWRTSWESFLPILWQALVSLAMSLLIYEGVKLSTKRPRPFAANPQIKAEVPPLDKYSFPSGHTMNNLAVASTVFYCVPQYGWIMMLLPLTWGLLRVYFGVHWFSDIICGFLLGILSFVLGHALWIPISAAIAG from the coding sequence TTACTGGACCAATCGCCATTTTTCGCGCAAGGTGAATGGCTGGTTGCGCTTTTACGTGCGTCTGGGTGACGGCTATATTTGGGCTTTGTTCATTGCATTTTTGATTTGGAGAACGAGCTGGGAGAGCTTTTTGCCGATTCTGTGGCAGGCGCTTGTTTCGCTTGCGATGAGCCTTCTCATTTACGAAGGCGTCAAGCTCAGCACCAAGCGTCCGCGCCCGTTTGCTGCAAATCCGCAAATCAAGGCTGAGGTCCCGCCGCTTGACAAGTATAGCTTCCCGTCTGGACATACGATGAACAACTTGGCTGTGGCAAGCACAGTGTTTTATTGCGTGCCGCAGTACGGATGGATCATGATGCTGTTGCCGCTCACGTGGGGACTTTTGCGCGTGTATTTTGGCGTGCATTGGTTCTCGGATATTATCTGCGGATTTTTGCTTGGCATCTTGAGCTTTGTGCTCGGACACGCTTTGTGGATCCCGATTTCTGCTGCAATCGCGGGCTAA